The stretch of DNA ACGTTTCCGGCCGAAATACCAACGGGGGCCTATCTCGAATTCCACGGGATGAACGACTGCAAGCTGTACGGCCCGAATGGCGAGTTCCTCGCGGATGTGACGCCGGCAGGGACAATCCCGGTGCTGGCAGCCGGCGCAAACCAGGTCAGCTTCGGGTGCGAGGGACCGGCCGCGCCGAATCCCCGCGCCCGGGTAACGCTTATTACGCTTGGCGAGCCCATCTGACGGGTCGTAAACAGCAAAGGATCGCCACCGGCCGCGGCCACGGCGCTGTGGGGGCTCAGGAACGGTTCCGGCTCGCTCTTGCAGCGGTCTTTCCCGGAAGTTCCGCCCGCCGATGTTGTCTCGCAACGAGGCAACCTCGTAGAATCAGGCCGATGTTCGTGGTGGATGTGCCGCCGGGGGCTTGTGAACCTCATGCAACCCCATGCGTAGTAGGGAATGAACGAAACACACGAACAACCGACCGATGAAACGCTGGCTGAGCGTGCGCGCGACGGGGATACCCGTGCGTTCGAGATGCTCGTCAAACGATACCAGCAGCCGTTGTTCAACTACATCCGCCGGATGATCGGCAACGCATCGGACGCGGAGGACCTGTTCCAGGACACGTTCATGAAGGTTTACAGCCATCTCGAGCGGTTTCGGCCCGAAGGAAGCTTTCGCGGCTGGCTCTACCGCATCGCCACCAACACCTGCCGCGATGCTCTGCGCCGCCGGAAACTGCGCCGGGCATTCTCGTTGGACACCGGCCTGGGTCCCGGCGACGCGCCACCTGGCGAACGGTATGCGTCCGGCGCTCCCAATCCAGCGGAGAAGGCCGCGGAGGCCGAACTGGCAGGACGGTTGGCAGCGGCGGTTCAGTCGCTATCCATCAAGCACCGGTCCGTGTTCCTCATGGCCCGCTACGAGGGCATGAGCTACGAGGAGATTTCGCAAAGCCTGGGAATCCCCGTGGGCACCGTGAAATCACGCATGAACACGGCGGTGAACGCGTTAATGGACGCGCTGGAGGAACTGTCATGAGCGATTCCATGCGCGAAAACAGGGGCATCCGTGGACAGCTTCGCGCCTATCTGCTCGATACCCTTCCGGAGACGGAGCGCGCCGAACTCGAGTCGCGTCTTGCCGGTTCCGAAGACCTCCGTACGCAGTTGGAGGCCGAACGGGCCGCTCTGGCGAAGCTGGGCGCGCTGCAGGAGGTCCAGCCCGGCCACGACCTCGCAGCGCAGGTGATGGGCGAGATTCACGACCGGGAAGCGAAGAAGCGTCTCAAGGGTCCGATGTGGCGGCGCCGCCTCCTGCAGAGTGTAGCGGTGCTGGCGATAGTTCTGACCGTTTCCGTCGTATTCCTGCACGTTCTTGAGCGGCCTCGGGAGGCCTCACGGCTCGCATCGTCGGCCAACAATCTGAAACAGATAGGCCTGATCATGAAGATGTATGCCAACGAGAGCAAAGGGGAGTTCTTTCCGCCGCTCGCCCCGCAGGAAGGCGTCTGGGGAATCGACGTGAGCGTTCTCTACCCGCAGTACCTCACCGACCCGCAGATCCTTATTGCCCCCCAACATCCCCGCGCCGCCCAGCTGCGCGAGGAAATGGATGCGGCCATGAACGCGGCGCCGATCGACTGGGCGGCTGTCAACCGTCTTGCCGCCGAGAGCTACACCTACATCGGGTGGGCCGCCACGAACACCGAGGAACTAGCGCGATTGAAAGAGGCCCGGCCACAGTCCTTCGCGGGGCGCATGCAACTGGCCCAGAGTTTCGAGGCAGATACCCGGATTTACCGGCTGCGCGAGGGCATCGAGCGGTTCTTCATCACCGACCTCAACAATCCGGCGGCGTCCGCAGGCGCCCAGTCCGAAATCCCGGTCATGTTCGAGACATATCCGAGCCGTCCCCGCGGCAGAAACGTCTTGTACATGGACGGACATGTTCAATTCGTGCGGTACGGAGAGGCCTTCCCCGTGACCGACGAAACCGATAGAATCCTCGGCATCGAACCCGCCCGCTGACCGTGCGCGACCGGCAATCGCGCTACGGATTGTCAATGGCACACACCACGCGGAAGCCCACGTCGTGGACAGCTTGAGAAGCCGCGTAGTGCAGGCGAAACGAGCCTCGCGCACGCCGCGGACGGTCCATCCACGAGCCGCCGCGGACCACTTTTCGCGCTTCGTCAGAGGATGGGGCCCGGGACACACTCGTCTCGTCCCCACGCGGCACGCCCGCCCGGGCCGATTCCTTCGCCATTTGATCGGCTGTGCTGTCCGGCGGGGCTGCTTCCGGCGTCCCATTGGGATAGGGCTGGTAGTCTGAGAAAGTCCATTCCGCGGCGTTGCCGTGCATGTCGAAGAGTCCCCAGGGATTGGGCGCGAAGGCGCCCACGCGTGCGGAGACGCGCCATCCGTCGTTGAACCGCGTGTCAGCGGGACGCCAGGGAGGCACGGCGCGGGGGGAGTGGGGATAATACACGGTGTAATGGGTGGCATCAGAGAGGTTGGCGGCGCGGCCGAAATCGTCGTCGAGCCCGCCGTACCACAAGGGCGTGTTGGTTCCGGCGCGGCAGGCGTATTCCCATTGCGCTTCGGTGGGCAAGCCGAACCGCCGGCCGGTTGTT from Candidatus Hydrogenedentota bacterium encodes:
- a CDS encoding sigma-70 family RNA polymerase sigma factor; translation: MNETHEQPTDETLAERARDGDTRAFEMLVKRYQQPLFNYIRRMIGNASDAEDLFQDTFMKVYSHLERFRPEGSFRGWLYRIATNTCRDALRRRKLRRAFSLDTGLGPGDAPPGERYASGAPNPAEKAAEAELAGRLAAAVQSLSIKHRSVFLMARYEGMSYEEISQSLGIPVGTVKSRMNTAVNALMDALEELS